In Triplophysa rosa linkage group LG7, Trosa_1v2, whole genome shotgun sequence, the following proteins share a genomic window:
- the tmem45a gene encoding transmembrane protein 45A: MGSFKGHALPGSFFLITGLWWAGKQSFLYAARKNKSAGAGRLATRATQQRIEILEGAVILSFSIIGMLAEQFLAGGPKFHLYDSSSQRWEQLMNWQHTTMYLFFAISGAISLTVHSTDIAPLALDRMLLGLAFFNEGFLFLYHLHGRDMLDILVHTLLLYAVFGQALICFLEVFHRGNILLELLRATLTILQGSWFWQVGYVLYPPSEVKWDLKDHDNAMFVTLCYCWHLAFALLIVSVLYCSVLG, from the exons ATGGGAAGTTTTAAAGGCCATGCATTACCTGGAAGTTTCTTCCTAATAACTGGTTTGTGGTGGGCCGGAAAGCAGTCATTTCTGTACGCTGCCCGCAAGAACAAAAGTGCTGGTGCAGGAAGGCTTGCAACCAGAGCTACCCAACAGCGCATAGAAATCTTAGAAGGAGCagtcattttgtcattttctatTATTG GCATGCTGGCAGAACAGTTTTTGGCAGGTGGGCCTAAGTTTCATCTGTATGATTCTTCCTCTCAGCGCTGGGAGCAGCTCATGAACTGGCAGCACACCACCATGTACCTGTTCTTTGCTATCTCAGGGGCCATATCGCTCACCGTCCACAGCACAGATATTGCCCCACTGGCATTAGACCGTATGCTTCTGGGTCTTGCTTTCTTTAATGAGG GATTCCTCTTTCTTTATCATTTGCATGGAAGAGACATGCTTGACATCCTCGTTCACACCCTTCTACTCTATGCCGTCTTTGGACAAGCTCTTATCTGCTTTCTGGAGGTTTTCCACAGGGGGAATATACTGCTAGAATTGCTAAGAGCCACTCTTACCATACTGCAGGGCAGCTGGTTCTGGCAg GTTGGCTATGTGTTATACCCCCCCAGTGAAGTGAAATGGGATCTGAAAGACCATGACAATGCTATGTTCGTAACACTATGCTATTGCTGGCATCTAGCATTTGCATTGCTCATTGTTTCTGTATTGTACTGCTCTGTTCTCGGGTGA
- the sft2d2a gene encoding SFT2 domain containing 2a, translating into MDKLRAFLGGRDHGNNDNRNILQTANEASTLGWGTRVKGFIACMVIGIVCSVLGVCCLFIPKMGIILFIVFYTFGNLCSLASTMFLMGPIKQLKRMCDKTRALATIVMITCLVLTLCAAFWWKIFALTLLFVILQVIAFAWYGLSYIPFARDAILKFFSMLCSMCVK; encoded by the exons ATGGACAAACTCAGGGCGTTTCTGGGTGGTCGTGATCATGGAAATAATGACAACCGTAATATACTGCAG ACGGCGAATGAAGCGTCCACGCTGGGATGGGGAACTCGAGTGAAAGGATTCATCGCCTGTATGGTCATCGGAATAGTGTGTTCTGTCTTG GGAGTGTGTTGCCTGTTTATTCCCAAAATGGGTATAATTCTCTTCATTGTTTTTTACACATTCGGCAATCTATGTTCCTTAGCAAG CACTATGTTTTTGATGGGACCTATCAAACAGCTGAAACGTATGTGTGACAAGACCAGAGCCTTGGCTACAATTGTTATGATA ACATGTCTAGTTCTCACACTATGTGCAGCATTTTGG TGGAAAATCTTTGCACTTACTTTGCTGTTTGTCATTCTGCAAGTCATTGCATTTGCTTG GTATGGGCTATCATATATTCCATTTGCAag AGATGCCATCCTGAAGTTTTTCTCCATGCTGTGCTCAATGTGTGTGAAATGA